A region of the Curvibacter sp. AEP1-3 genome:
CTGAACCAGTGACCGCGACCGTCCATGTAGTCGCGCACCTTCTGCTGTTGGGCCGGGTTCAGGCTGTTGTAGAAGTTTGCCATGGCAGCAATGACTTCGGGGCTCTTGGTCTGGATAGCGGCGGTTTTGTCGTTGATCAGGGTCTGGGCGCGGGTGGCGTCAAATTTGTCGCCGGCCACAAGTGCCTTCACTTCAGCGCGCGGGTCCTTGGTCTGGCCTATCAGGGCCGCACGCTGCTCGAACATCTTGTCACCCACGACGGCCAGCAGCTTCTTCTGGTCAGCGTTCAGGTCGAGTTTGCCGCCCACTTTGTCGACCATCTTGTCGCGTTGGGTGGCGTATTGCTCGGCACTCATGTTGGCACCGAAATCATGCGGGCGGTGGCCGCAGGCTGCGAGGCCACCGACCAGCACCAGGGCGGTCACGGCACCGATGAGCGTACGTTTGGCATGGCTACGAAGGAAGAAGTTGGTCATCACGGTCTTTCTGAACCCAGTCGGGTAGTTGGAATATGACCGTGATGGTGCCGAAGTGCCCCTGACACAGGGTGTCAGGGCGGTTGCGGTTTGTTTCGGTTTATTTCATAGGCGCGGGACCGGTCGCAGAATGCCGGTCCACGCCATCCGGTCAGAGGTAGGTCGATGCCAGGCCACCATCGACTGGCAAGTTGATCCCGCTGACCCAGCGGGATGCGTCACTGCACATGAATGCGATGACAGAAGCCACTTCGTCGCTGAAGGCGGG
Encoded here:
- a CDS encoding Spy/CpxP family protein refolding chaperone, yielding MTNFFLRSHAKRTLIGAVTALVLVGGLAACGHRPHDFGANMSAEQYATQRDKMVDKVGGKLDLNADQKKLLAVVGDKMFEQRAALIGQTKDPRAEVKALVAGDKFDATRAQTLINDKTAAIQTKSPEVIAAMANFYNSLNPAQQQKVRDYMDGRGHWFSRG